Proteins encoded together in one Musa acuminata AAA Group cultivar baxijiao chromosome BXJ3-6, Cavendish_Baxijiao_AAA, whole genome shotgun sequence window:
- the LOC103971104 gene encoding uncharacterized protein LOC103971104: MFAAAGGLSLVPQPFDGPAAAAVAKHASRCRLPPRRRSLFLGRAACAARPATSGGSGVDQEEASREEASRIGDADPRQLRRSADWRAARAYKDSGVLFDGKIEAFNNGGLLIRFYSLLGFLPYPLLSPSHSCKDPSRTIQDIAKDLVGSSISVKVIEANEEEKKLIYSEKDAAWSKYSSQINVGNVFDGRVGSLEDYGAFVHLRFPDGDYHLTGLVHVTEVSWDLVQDVRDFLHEGDEVKVKIIQIDKDKSRINLSIKQLEDDPLMETLDKVIPQEGQLVSDSIDTSSSMNIEPLPGLESICKELLQEDGISDVQLGRQGLEKRVVSQDLQLWLSNVPAKDKQFTLLARAGRQVQEVYLTTTLDQDGIKKAVQRVLGRVP; this comes from the exons ATGTTCGCTGCGGCCGGTGGGCTCTCCCTCGTCCCGCAGCCCTTCGACGGCCCCGCTGCGGCCGCCGTTGCCAAGCACGCGTCGCGGTGCCGTCTCCCTCCCCGGAGGAGGAGTCTCTTCCTCGGGAGAGCCGCCTGCGCCGCGAGGCCCGCCACTTCCGGAGGGAGCGGCGTTGACCAAGAGGAAGCGTCTCGCGAGGAGGCCTCCAGAATCGGCGATGCTGACCCCCGCCAACTCCGG AGGTCTGCTGATTGGAGGGCAGCAAGAGCTTACAAAGATAGTGGCGTGCTCTTTGATggcaagattgaagccttcaATAATGGGGGCCTGCTGATTCGATTTTATTCACTTCTTGGCTTTCTCCCTTACCCTCTTCTTAGTCCATCCCACTCATGTAAAG atccatcAAGAACCATTCAAGATATAGCAAAAGATCTAGTAGGCTCATCTATTTCTGTAAag GTAATTGAAGCAAATGAGGAGGAAAAAAAGCTCATCTATTCTGAGAAAGATGCCGCGTGGTCAAAATATTCTAGCCAAATTAATGTTGGCAATGTTTTTGATGGAAGAGTGGGTTCCTTAGAAGACTATGGTGCATTTGTTCACCTACGTTTCCCTGATG GTGATTATCATCTAACTGGACTGGTGCATGTCACTGAGGTTTCCTGGGATTTGGTTCAAGATGTGAGAGATTTTCTACATGAAGGAGATGAAGTCAAGGTCAAAATCATTCAGATAGATAA AGATAAATCAAGGATTAATCTGTCGATTAAGCAGCTGGAGGATGATCCTCTTATGGAGACATTGGATAAAGTAATTCCTCAG GAAGGTCAACTTGTATCTGATAGTATCGATACATCTTCTAGTATGAACATCGAGCCTCTTCCAGGACTTGAGAGCATATGTAAAGAACTACTACAGGAGGATGG CATAAGTGATGTACAATTAGGGCGTCAAGGATTGGAGAAGCGTGTTGTCTCACAAGACTTGCAGCTTTGGCTTTCAAAT GTACCAGCCAAAGACAAGCAGTTTACACTCCTTGCTAGAGCTGGAAGACAG GTCCAGGAGGTGTACTTGACAACTACACTTGATCAGGATGGCATAAAGAAGGCTGTGCAGCGTGTACTGGGTAGAGTACCTTGA
- the LOC135640814 gene encoding glycine-rich RNA-binding protein 4, mitochondrial-like: protein MRHLVSRWRLARPSSLPQPRFHCAPPPPPPPSNSKLFVGGLSWSVDEMSLKDAFSSFGDVTEVRIMYDKNTGRSRGFGFIHFASDDAAKCAKFAMDGKAFLGRPLRISFAIDKVRGGPVVVPRLPAVGESTN, encoded by the exons atGAGGCATTTGGTGAGTAGGTGGAGGCTCGCTCGACCCTCGAGCTTGCCGCAGCCGCGATTCCACTGcgctccgccgccgcctccgccgccttCCAATTCGAAATTGTTTGTGGGAG GTCTGTCGTGGTCTGTGGATGAGATGTCTCTCAAGGATGCCTTCTCTTCCTTTGGAGATGTCACCGAAG TGAGGATCATGTATGACAAGAACACTGGAAGGTCAAGAGGGTTTGGATTCAtccattttgcatcggatgatgcAGCTAAATGCGCTAAATTTGCCATGGATGGAAAG GCATTCTTAGGTCGGCCGTTGAGAATAAGCTTTGCTATCGACAAGGTTCGTGGTGGACCAGTTGTAGTTCCTCGGCTTCCAGCAGTAGGAGAATCAACTAATTGA
- the LOC103971150 gene encoding pentatricopeptide repeat-containing protein At5g66500, mitochondrial isoform X1, which translates to MKRSRSVISRLVAHAAASPSPPPTDASHLDALHLFRRAHRRGAPLAADAFPPLLSACRSFPSLGRQAHALMVKSAADLDPVPATALLGVYSRCGLLRYALDVFDGMPVRDSIAWNAFISCLVRHGLPADAISAFRAMAVDGGSPFTGFTLCSVLKACASMRAVRLGKQIHARVIGDGNDSLVMATALIDFYSGCGMIQEAFDVFNRLNREKDVAIYNALISACFQNRRFKEAFSVLGLVRPNEITLTCALSACSDCLSLSYGKQVHCVMVRHGFDSDTTLCNAIVDMYAKCGELTSGRISFEQIHRKNVVSWTTMISAYGSHGRGVEAWKLFKRMQEEEISGHVSPNAVTFLSVLSACSHSGLVDEGRECLFAMQSKHGIDPGPEHYACFTYLLSRAGRIEEAWKFYCDLILNPDNLTSAVCIAMLNSCKANMDLKRGEQMARHLLSLDPDNPGSYVLLANFYAACGQWEGAEYLRRMMKDRGLKKEAGNSQFELPVAIEI; encoded by the coding sequence ATGAAGAGGTCTCGTTCTGTGATCTCTCGGCTCGTCGCGCACGCTGCTGCGTCCCCCTCGCCGCCCCCAACCGATGCATCTCATCTCGACGCCCTCCACCTCTTCCGCCGTGCGCACCGCCGGGGCGCCCCCCTCGCCGCTGACGCGTTCCCGCCCCTCCTCTCCGCTTGCCGCTCCTTCCCCTCCCTCGGCCGCCAAGCCCACGCGCTCATGGTCAAGTCCGCAGCCGACCTCGACCCCGTCCCCGCCACCGCCCTGCTCGGCGTGTACTCCAGGTGCGGCCTCCTCCGCTACGCCCTCGACGTGTTCGACGGAATGCCCGTCCGGGACTCGATCGCGTGGAACGCCTTCATCTCCTGCCTCGTCCGGCACGGCCTCCCCGCCGATGCCATCTCGGCCTTCCGCGCCATGGCGGTGGATGGAGGGTCTCCGTTCACCGGCTTCACTTTGTGTTCTGTGCTGAAAGCCTGCGCGTCCATGCGTGCGGTTCGGCTTGGCAAGCAGATCCACGCCCGGGTGATTGGCGACGGCAATGACTCTCTCGTCATGGCCACAGCGCTTATCGACTTCTATTCTGGTTGCGGAATGATTCAGGAGGCGTTCGACGTGTTCAACAGATTGAATCGCGAGAAAGATGTCGCAATCTACAACGCCTTAATCAGCGCGTGCTTCCAGAACAGGCGATTCAAGGAGGCCTTCTCGGTGTTAGGACTCGTGAGGCCCAACGAGATCACCCTTACTTGTGCTCTTTCTGCATGCTCGGACTGTTTGAGCTTGTCCTACGGAAAGCAAGTGCACTGTGTGATGGTCCGCCATGGATTCGATTCAGATACGACCTTGTGTAACGCCATCGTCGATATGTATGCCAAGTGCGGGGAGCTAACATCAGGGCGAATATCTTTTGAACAGATTCATCGCAAGAACGTTGTTTCTTGGACAACCATGATTTCGGCCTATGGAAGCCATGGGCGTGGTGTTGAAGCTTGGAAGTTGTTTAAGaggatgcaagaagaagaaataagCGGTCATGTTTCACCAAATGCTGTGACATTCCTTTCGGTTCTCTCGGCCTGCAGCCATTCGGGACTGGTGGATGAGGGGCGAGAGTGCTTGTTTGCAATGCAGAGCAAGCATGGCATAGATCCTGGGCCTGAGCATTATGCTTGTTTCACCTACCTGTTAAGTCGTGCAGGTAGGATCGAGGAGGCATGGAAATTCTACTGTGATCTAATTTTGAATCCAGATAATCTGACCAGTGCAGTCTGTATAGCTATGCTGAATTCTTGCAAAGCCAACATGGATTTGAAGAGAGGTGAGCAGATGGCAAGGCATCTTCTTTCGCTGGATCCTGATAATCCTGGAAGTTATGTACTGCTGGCGAACTTTTATGCAGCTTGTGGACAGTGGGAGGGGGCAGAGTACTTGAGAAGAATGATGAAGGACAGAGGGTTGAAGAAGGAGGCAGGTAACAGCCAGTTTGAGTTACCTGTTGCAATTGAAATCTGA
- the LOC103971150 gene encoding pentatricopeptide repeat-containing protein At5g66500, mitochondrial isoform X2 translates to MKRSRSVISRLVAHAAASPSPPPTDASHLDALHLFRRAHRRGAPLAADAFPPLLSACRSFPSLGRQAHALMVKSAADLDPVPATALLGVYSRCGLLRYALDVFDGMPVRDSIAWNAFISCLVRHGLPADAISAFRAMAVDGGSPFTGFTLCSVLKACASMRAVRLGKQIHARVIGDGNDSLVMATALIDFYSGCGMIQEAFDVFNRLNREKDVAIYNALISACFQNRRFKEAFSVLGLVRPNEITLTCALSACSDCLSLSYGKQVHCVMVRHGFDSDTTLCNAIVDMYAKCGELTSGRISFEQIHRKNVVSWTTMISAYGSHGRGVEAWKLFKRMQEEEISGHVSPNAVTFLSVLSACSHSGLVDEGRECLFAMQSKHGIDPGPEHYACFTYLLSRAGRIEEAWKFYCDLILNPDNLTSAVCIAMLNSCKANMDLKRACGQWEGAEYLRRMMKDRGLKKEAGNSQFELPVAIEI, encoded by the exons ATGAAGAGGTCTCGTTCTGTGATCTCTCGGCTCGTCGCGCACGCTGCTGCGTCCCCCTCGCCGCCCCCAACCGATGCATCTCATCTCGACGCCCTCCACCTCTTCCGCCGTGCGCACCGCCGGGGCGCCCCCCTCGCCGCTGACGCGTTCCCGCCCCTCCTCTCCGCTTGCCGCTCCTTCCCCTCCCTCGGCCGCCAAGCCCACGCGCTCATGGTCAAGTCCGCAGCCGACCTCGACCCCGTCCCCGCCACCGCCCTGCTCGGCGTGTACTCCAGGTGCGGCCTCCTCCGCTACGCCCTCGACGTGTTCGACGGAATGCCCGTCCGGGACTCGATCGCGTGGAACGCCTTCATCTCCTGCCTCGTCCGGCACGGCCTCCCCGCCGATGCCATCTCGGCCTTCCGCGCCATGGCGGTGGATGGAGGGTCTCCGTTCACCGGCTTCACTTTGTGTTCTGTGCTGAAAGCCTGCGCGTCCATGCGTGCGGTTCGGCTTGGCAAGCAGATCCACGCCCGGGTGATTGGCGACGGCAATGACTCTCTCGTCATGGCCACAGCGCTTATCGACTTCTATTCTGGTTGCGGAATGATTCAGGAGGCGTTCGACGTGTTCAACAGATTGAATCGCGAGAAAGATGTCGCAATCTACAACGCCTTAATCAGCGCGTGCTTCCAGAACAGGCGATTCAAGGAGGCCTTCTCGGTGTTAGGACTCGTGAGGCCCAACGAGATCACCCTTACTTGTGCTCTTTCTGCATGCTCGGACTGTTTGAGCTTGTCCTACGGAAAGCAAGTGCACTGTGTGATGGTCCGCCATGGATTCGATTCAGATACGACCTTGTGTAACGCCATCGTCGATATGTATGCCAAGTGCGGGGAGCTAACATCAGGGCGAATATCTTTTGAACAGATTCATCGCAAGAACGTTGTTTCTTGGACAACCATGATTTCGGCCTATGGAAGCCATGGGCGTGGTGTTGAAGCTTGGAAGTTGTTTAAGaggatgcaagaagaagaaataagCGGTCATGTTTCACCAAATGCTGTGACATTCCTTTCGGTTCTCTCGGCCTGCAGCCATTCGGGACTGGTGGATGAGGGGCGAGAGTGCTTGTTTGCAATGCAGAGCAAGCATGGCATAGATCCTGGGCCTGAGCATTATGCTTGTTTCACCTACCTGTTAAGTCGTGCAGGTAGGATCGAGGAGGCATGGAAATTCTACTGTGATCTAATTTTGAATCCAGATAATCTGACCAGTGCAGTCTGTATAGCTATGCTGAATTCTTGCAAAGCCAACATGGATTTGAAGAGAG CTTGTGGACAGTGGGAGGGGGCAGAGTACTTGAGAAGAATGATGAAGGACAGAGGGTTGAAGAAGGAGGCAGGTAACAGCCAGTTTGAGTTACCTGTTGCAATTGAAATCTGA